A segment of the Zingiber officinale cultivar Zhangliang chromosome 8B, Zo_v1.1, whole genome shotgun sequence genome:
CATTCACACCTAGTCGAGGGCCACTAAATAAGCATCTTATCATGACAAAATTGTCTTACTCTCTTAACAACATTGTTGCCTTGCCATTAACAAGGAATGCAATTGATAGGATCTGTCCTATTGTGTAGTTCAACTCAATTCTAATGAGCTGAAACCAATatgattttgtatttttttatgaatgcatGAGATGTTTTCTAGTGAATCATGACAATCAGATTCTGTCAATCATATTGCTCTATTAAAGGTGTATACTATATAATACATATTTCAGGATGTAAAAGACTTCAAGCTGGGtaggtattttttttctaaaacaaattctagattttttttattggatCTTACTATTCACGTTTTGAAATTTAGCATAAAGATTCATGTTATGAATCTTAAATTGGCATTCTTGCTGTAATGCCTTAAACACATAACCTTTCTTCAATCAGGATTCATATTATCAGAAGAATTTAACTATGGTTGTTAAATTGACATGTTGCTTTTTTATTCTGTCTGTTTTGCTGTTTAACTTTTATTCCTTATTTTAATTTGCAGAATTTATAAATTTACTTTCTTCTGAGTCCAATGATGTATGTAATCGTGAGGACAGACGGACAATTGCACCAGACCATGTGCTCAAAGCTTTGGAGGTTGTTCATGTTTGTCAGTTTCCACATCATcatcattttatttatttctaaTTTGAATTTTTCTCCACCTCTCTTTTTGGTCAGAAATTTTTCTCCATTTTATTCATGAAGCTTCTTAATGGTGTATTACTCTTGTGTACAAGGATGACAAGAACTTCACAGGCAGATATGTACTCATTTAGTAGTCATCCAAAGCTGCTATGCTAAGTTGGCAGAGGTCGGGGTAGTTGAGTTGTGTGCGTGAGAATTCAAATGTTTTTTTCTTGTCCTTATGATCCCCTCAGTGCAAACATGCAGATGTAGTGTTTCCGGAAGCACTTGGATTTATAGATACCAAAGTGTAAACATGATGTCCACTTGCACTTTTCTATTACTAGGATGTGTGATATTCTAGCCATTTAGATGGATGGGCTACATAGATCTTTTCTCCTTGAGTTTTTGTAGGATGGCTCCTTCGTTAGATCCAGAATTTCATCTCTCTTCATGTTAATATGTCATTAGCCATCCAATGGATAGGTAATTGTGATGCCAAATTCTCTGTTGACAGAATTGCATTTCTTTGCTGTTTAGGTGTGTCTTAATGTAGATATCtgtttacattttttttcttctagatATTGCAGTTACCCATAAAATACCTGTGCATGCTGCAATTGACCATATACTTGATCAAAGTTAAGCATGAAGTAGTCACCGTGCAACGAGTCTCATTTGAATGTTAATTTTATGTTGGCATGAGTTATGTTTGTAAGTTCAGTTACTAGTGCCTTGTTATCTAACACTTTCAGAAATTCAGCATCTGGTATCTGGAGAGGCTGCTTTCTAAGCTAAACACTAGTTGTTTTAaacctacttactaaactgataTTTTCATTGTTTCCTCAATCAGGTTCTTGGATTTGGTGAGTACATTGAAGAAGTTTATGCTGCATATCAACAGCATAAACTGGAAACTCTGGTATGTTATATCAAACACCTTTTGTACTTTAACGCTTtactctaaaattaatttttatctaTATCTTCAATGTATGTGGAGCAGGACTCACCAAAAGGTACTAAATTTGGTGGTATGGAGATGACGGAGGAACAAGCAGCAGCAGAACAACAGAGGATGTTCGCTGAGGCCCGTGCGAGGATGAACAATGGAGTGAGCTCACAAAAGACGTCAGAATCCGATCCCACTCTTGAGAGCTAATCAAATCATACTTAAAGGATTATGTAAAGCATCCTTAAAAGTGGCACAACTTGAGCTATTTGCAGTCTGACTCCAGTTTGTACAACTG
Coding sequences within it:
- the LOC122015747 gene encoding protein Dr1 homolog, whose product is MEPMDILGKSKEDVSLPKSTMFKIIKEMLPPDVRVARDTQDLLVECCVEFINLLSSESNDVCNREDRRTIAPDHVLKALEVLGFGEYIEEVYAAYQQHKLETLDSPKGTKFGGMEMTEEQAAAEQQRMFAEARARMNNGVSSQKTSESDPTLES